One Acropora palmata chromosome 2, jaAcrPala1.3, whole genome shotgun sequence genomic window carries:
- the LOC141873610 gene encoding uncharacterized protein LOC141873610 produces MEIYLNVAEIGRIKLTAYVDLGDLQLGRVGQKCILDPELREILSCAVLDADKMIPYQDQELFLITSVVYSEKFELVGKRKQEVCTFSPPSLWICVCFDFHIIRLFPEKKKRLEIKEGTFAGQGRRDIGNVKEKSHDHDAPSDEEEDNDDDVGNDDEPVPFDVVADYISPDDFTDQDMKNIERIENVLKTTKSRDKQKALVKKYLGWFENLLTDDKMKILLDHCEPLTNNDCTFLRSLYVAALPGQDSLDFTKVEKAEIHGCGFILNLLYELSDEEWEELGIQSS; encoded by the exons ATGGAAATTTATCTTAATGTTGCGGAGATTGGACGGATAAAACTGACTGCCTATGTCGACCTGGGGGACCTTCAACTTGGCAGAGTTGGCCAGAAATGTATATTAGATCCAGAACTTCGTGAAATACTTTCTTGCGCAGTCCTGGACGCTGATAAGATGATCCCTTATCAAGATCAAGAACTGTTTCTCATAACGTCCGTAGTTTACAGTGAAAAATTTGAGCTTGTGGGTAAAAGGAAGCAGGAGGTATGCACATTTTCTCCACCTTCACTTTGGATTTgcgtttgttttgattttcataTCATCAGACTATTTCCAG agaaaaaaaaaagactggagaTTAAGGAGGGAACGTTTGCCGGCCAAGGAAGGCGAGATATAGGTAACGTTAAGGAGAAGTCACATGATCATGATGCTCCTAGCGATGAAGAAGaggataatgatgatgatgttggtAATGATGATGAACCGGTGCCATTTGATGTGGTTGCAGATTATATTTCGCCAG ATGATTTCACTGACCAGGACATGAAGAATATTGAACGCATAGAGAATGTGTTGAAGACAACAAAGAGCCGAGATAAGCAAAAAGCACTGGTCAAAAAGTACCTGGGATGG tttGAAAACTTATTGACGGACGATAAGATGAAGATTTTACTGGATCATTGTGAGCCACTTACCAACAACGATTGCACATTTCTGCGTAGCTTGTACGTAGCAGCATTGCCAGGTCAAGATTCACTTGATTTTACAAAAGTGGAGAAAGCGGAAATTCATGGATGTGGATTTATTTTGAACTTACTTTATG AATTGTCTGACGAGGAATGGGAGGAGCTTGGGATCCAAAGCAGCTGA